In a genomic window of Amycolatopsis japonica:
- a CDS encoding DUF3592 domain-containing protein: MFGTFEFGLPEDSRRARRPGLRLWLLGVPTTLAWAVVGWSGALGLLDGFRLMSLNRVDAWGADAGPAVSLVLLFSISITVASSLGFAMLWGGGMSLRGMGVGFRASSLAASLGIALGSGAAIPSWTPPEAVGKRLPSEPWTDVDWVVYYEPYLVPAVAGVTALVMIMVLGRAFVTKAEADDRAQALAQTGRQVMGTVLGVEFTNVWVMGNPRFTVQVRFPADEGERTVVATMITPPLQAPARGSTVKVTYDPRDPDSVRIDPDPADRAAGGNLGAFLPPLF, encoded by the coding sequence ATGTTCGGGACTTTCGAGTTCGGCCTGCCGGAAGACTCCCGGCGGGCCCGCCGCCCCGGTCTGCGTCTGTGGCTGCTGGGCGTGCCCACGACGCTCGCCTGGGCGGTCGTGGGCTGGTCGGGCGCCCTCGGGCTGCTGGACGGTTTCCGGTTGATGTCGCTGAACCGCGTCGACGCGTGGGGGGCCGACGCGGGCCCGGCGGTCTCCCTCGTCCTGCTCTTCAGCATCTCGATCACGGTGGCTTCGTCGCTCGGGTTCGCGATGCTGTGGGGTGGCGGGATGTCGCTGCGCGGGATGGGCGTCGGCTTCCGGGCGAGCAGCCTGGCCGCCTCCCTCGGCATCGCGCTGGGCTCCGGCGCCGCGATTCCGTCCTGGACGCCGCCGGAGGCGGTGGGGAAGCGGCTGCCGTCCGAACCCTGGACCGATGTGGACTGGGTCGTCTACTACGAGCCGTATCTCGTCCCGGCGGTGGCCGGGGTGACCGCACTGGTGATGATCATGGTGCTGGGCCGGGCGTTCGTCACCAAGGCCGAAGCGGACGACCGCGCGCAGGCGCTGGCGCAGACCGGCCGCCAGGTGATGGGCACCGTGCTCGGCGTCGAATTCACCAACGTCTGGGTGATGGGGAATCCCCGGTTCACCGTGCAGGTCCGGTTCCCTGCGGACGAGGGGGAGCGGACCGTCGTCGCCACGATGATCACCCCGCCGTTGCAGGCACCGGCCCGCGGTTCGACGGTGAAGGTCACCTACGACCCGCGCGATCCGGACTCGGTCCGGATCGATCCGGATCCGGCGGATCGGGCGGCTGGCGGAAACCTCGGTGCCTTCCTGCCCCCGTTGTTCTGA
- a CDS encoding tetratricopeptide repeat protein, which yields MRSSDVLVGMPPPRNPPDRPLPPELGPASSHGYNCRCVARHFGLDPAPYGELPACSLSERQYRKLLVEAAKVQDQAKRLAVTRNVADAQRKYARMREIAQRLDRTDLELAAVSDLATLCYSAGDLRNARQCAEAVLNVFKVSAVAIVHFGQYAEARMIEGSREVAERVLISLATEEGDVVKARELIAGQRRRAAFRKEAGPDQYPPELLDVHGVDELELRIFDVRVQIAAGDFAGARTAIEEILAALDALAENDEVRERVVHQQAMVRAERARIRQAGGEDAEARADLLRLTAQHAGSPMAAKVGIGLAEARALAGDFPGAVAAIVTARDELAAAGLTGDVAEASHALGTLLLHAGDVAQAKEQFEHARTIRTANGDGPGLRLVDTALARCAAAEGDWTTAEDHANRARESARTAGDWADLLHTDFVAASIGFARGEDLPAVLDLLLPLTLAAAEYRFEFVSPEARTAWARDIAAPTMGMALALLAQLKEPRLAAELVERTCAVGAYTGTEERTLDLTGALPTLEVGPVAEGLPLAALGSVTSSLPLRLAPPPALRWSPSSPMELDRWLAVAAERYRLPRPVTDTVETWPAAKPGRETFLLRFADAGHTFLTWRTTEDLDTVHTHPIDFALVGTARQVLDAASPTPHEGESVADAVRRSLGEDAFGSFAGEQRLARVLALNLLPADLVERLRRAAAGGNRPLLRIQPSPSLAAVPWGLLALPDRRADRVLEIDEIGLCFDGDERVLDVADVSLLAPTAIPRRPSSAGGPPVYLLDPRIPGQSAFGELGSVLGKQDATSPLIRHLDERLADGPVLPAVERGLDLVRRTDTDRRLLAELVAGPCSRLVFVGHVSRVRDEHGAQTALHLSCAADLPGTAAPIGAHRPFTAADLALSEMDMPARVALVGCASASDFGLAEPFGVLLAAVAAGAGLVAATVWALPTSAAVPGADPMSELVIAVDTALAGEDPVTELCAWQRSRLARWRERPEPATSPVFWAPLTCLDATDDGKTWVR from the coding sequence ATGAGGAGTTCTGACGTGCTCGTCGGCATGCCGCCGCCCCGGAACCCGCCGGATCGCCCGCTTCCCCCCGAACTGGGTCCCGCGAGTTCGCACGGGTACAACTGTCGTTGCGTCGCACGGCATTTCGGTCTCGATCCGGCTCCGTACGGCGAACTCCCCGCGTGCTCGCTGTCCGAGCGCCAGTACCGAAAGCTGCTGGTGGAGGCGGCCAAGGTCCAAGACCAGGCCAAACGACTGGCCGTCACACGGAACGTCGCGGACGCGCAACGGAAGTACGCCCGGATGCGGGAGATCGCGCAGCGGCTCGACCGGACGGACCTGGAGCTCGCCGCGGTCAGCGACCTTGCCACGCTCTGCTATTCGGCGGGCGATCTGCGCAACGCGCGGCAATGCGCCGAAGCCGTGCTCAACGTCTTCAAGGTGAGCGCCGTCGCCATCGTCCACTTCGGACAGTACGCCGAGGCGCGGATGATCGAAGGCTCCCGCGAGGTCGCCGAGCGCGTGCTCATCTCCCTGGCCACCGAGGAAGGTGACGTCGTCAAGGCGCGCGAGCTGATCGCCGGGCAGCGGCGCCGGGCGGCGTTCCGCAAGGAGGCGGGGCCGGACCAGTATCCGCCCGAGCTGCTCGACGTCCATGGTGTCGACGAGCTGGAACTGCGCATCTTCGACGTGCGGGTGCAGATCGCGGCCGGGGATTTCGCCGGCGCGCGGACGGCGATCGAGGAGATCTTGGCGGCGTTGGACGCGCTCGCGGAGAACGACGAGGTCCGCGAGCGGGTCGTGCACCAGCAGGCCATGGTCAGGGCCGAACGTGCCCGGATCCGCCAGGCGGGTGGCGAGGACGCCGAGGCGCGGGCGGACCTGCTGAGGCTGACCGCTCAGCACGCGGGGAGCCCGATGGCCGCGAAGGTGGGCATCGGGCTGGCGGAGGCCCGCGCCCTCGCGGGTGATTTCCCCGGCGCGGTCGCCGCGATCGTCACCGCCCGCGACGAACTCGCGGCGGCGGGCCTGACCGGCGACGTCGCGGAGGCGAGCCACGCGCTGGGCACGTTGCTGCTGCACGCGGGCGACGTCGCGCAGGCCAAAGAGCAGTTCGAACACGCGAGAACGATCCGGACGGCCAACGGCGACGGTCCGGGTCTTCGTCTCGTGGACACGGCACTGGCCCGCTGCGCGGCCGCGGAAGGCGACTGGACGACGGCGGAGGACCACGCGAACCGCGCGAGGGAATCGGCGCGGACGGCGGGGGACTGGGCGGATCTCCTGCACACGGATTTCGTGGCGGCGTCGATCGGGTTCGCCCGGGGAGAAGACCTCCCCGCGGTGCTGGATCTGCTGCTCCCGCTGACGCTCGCGGCGGCGGAGTACCGGTTCGAGTTCGTCTCGCCGGAGGCGCGCACGGCGTGGGCGCGGGACATCGCCGCCCCGACGATGGGGATGGCGCTCGCGTTGCTGGCCCAGCTCAAGGAGCCGAGGCTCGCGGCGGAACTCGTCGAGCGCACCTGCGCCGTCGGCGCGTACACGGGCACGGAGGAGCGCACGCTGGACCTCACCGGCGCGCTTCCCACCCTCGAAGTGGGCCCGGTCGCGGAGGGACTTCCGTTGGCGGCACTGGGTTCCGTGACTTCGTCGCTTCCGCTGCGGCTCGCCCCGCCGCCCGCGCTGCGCTGGTCGCCGTCGTCGCCCATGGAACTGGACCGATGGCTCGCCGTCGCCGCCGAGCGGTACCGGCTGCCTCGTCCGGTCACCGACACCGTCGAGACCTGGCCCGCCGCGAAGCCCGGGCGCGAGACTTTCCTCCTGCGCTTCGCCGACGCCGGGCACACCTTCCTCACCTGGCGGACCACTGAGGACCTCGACACCGTCCACACGCACCCCATCGACTTCGCCCTGGTCGGGACCGCCCGTCAGGTCTTGGACGCCGCGTCCCCGACACCGCACGAAGGCGAGAGCGTGGCCGACGCGGTCCGGCGATCACTGGGCGAAGACGCGTTCGGGAGCTTCGCCGGGGAACAACGCCTGGCCCGCGTGCTCGCGCTCAACCTCCTGCCCGCCGACCTGGTCGAGCGTCTGCGTCGTGCCGCCGCCGGGGGAAACCGCCCACTCCTGCGGATCCAGCCGTCGCCGAGCCTCGCCGCTGTCCCGTGGGGACTGCTGGCGCTGCCCGACCGGCGGGCCGATCGTGTGCTGGAAATCGACGAGATCGGGCTCTGTTTCGACGGAGACGAGCGCGTCCTCGACGTCGCCGACGTCTCGCTGCTCGCCCCGACCGCGATCCCGCGCCGCCCGTCCTCGGCCGGCGGCCCGCCGGTCTACCTGCTCGACCCGCGCATCCCCGGCCAGAGCGCGTTCGGTGAGCTGGGTTCCGTGCTCGGCAAACAGGACGCGACGTCACCGTTGATCCGCCATCTCGACGAGCGGCTCGCCGACGGGCCGGTCCTTCCCGCCGTCGAACGCGGGCTCGATCTGGTGCGCCGCACCGACACCGACCGCCGCCTGCTCGCCGAACTCGTGGCGGGGCCCTGTTCGCGGCTGGTGTTCGTCGGGCACGTCAGCCGCGTCCGCGACGAGCACGGCGCGCAGACCGCGCTGCACCTGTCCTGCGCGGCCGATCTTCCGGGGACGGCCGCCCCGATCGGCGCGCACCGGCCGTTCACCGCCGCCGACCTCGCACTGTCCGAAATGGACATGCCCGCGCGGGTGGCGCTCGTCGGCTGTGCCAGCGCGAGCGATTTCGGCCTCGCCGAACCGTTCGGCGTACTGCTCGCCGCCGTCGCGGCCGGAGCCGGTCTGGTCGCCGCCACCGTCTGGGCGCTGCCGACGTCGGCCGCCGTGCCCGGCGCGGACCCGATGTCCGAACTGGTCATCGCCGTGGACACCGCGCTCGCGGGTGAGGATCCGGTCACCGAGCTGTGTGCGTGGCAGCGATCCCGGCTCGCCCGCTGGCGTGAGCGGCCCGAGCCCGCGACCTCTCCGGTCTTCTGGGCGCCGCTGACCTGCCTCGACGCGACCGACGACGGGAAAACCTGGGTTCGGTAG